One genomic segment of [Phormidium] sp. ETS-05 includes these proteins:
- a CDS encoding M23 family metallopeptidase produces the protein MISRTGKYICTFFLALALVALPSCMRAETTTGTQLAAATELRLGIPIDCDLGKDCFVMLYPDRDPGPEAVDFGCGRQTYDTHKGTDFAIPDAQAMARGVPVIASAPGTVLRVRDGMADRRIRNDADKQAVDNIECGNGLVIDHGGGWETQYCHLRNGSVAVTQGTKVETGTVLGMVGNSGLASFPHVHLSVRYQGAVVDPFVGPNAGPGCQVDRHPIWADNLTYIPTGLIRAGFSGEAPTMDALWDGDFSDSSFNKDIPQLLFWIHAYGVLKGDEIKFRLTAPNGQVVAESQQPIANPSRSWMGYVGKRNTLERPIIPGTWRGEYQLVRNGSTIIDVSRTIEIR, from the coding sequence CGGAAACCACCACGGGGACACAGTTGGCGGCGGCGACAGAGTTGCGGTTGGGGATTCCTATTGATTGTGACTTGGGGAAAGATTGTTTTGTGATGTTGTATCCCGATCGCGACCCTGGACCGGAAGCTGTAGATTTTGGCTGCGGTCGTCAAACCTACGATACCCATAAAGGCACGGATTTTGCCATTCCTGACGCCCAGGCGATGGCGCGAGGGGTCCCGGTCATCGCTTCGGCTCCGGGAACTGTGTTACGAGTGCGAGATGGTATGGCCGATCGACGTATTCGCAACGACGCTGACAAACAAGCTGTAGATAACATCGAATGCGGTAACGGCCTGGTCATCGACCACGGCGGCGGCTGGGAAACCCAATATTGCCACTTGCGCAATGGCTCTGTAGCCGTCACACAAGGGACTAAAGTCGAAACCGGCACCGTTCTGGGAATGGTGGGCAACTCGGGTTTAGCATCTTTTCCCCATGTTCACCTGAGCGTCCGCTACCAGGGTGCAGTAGTGGACCCCTTTGTAGGACCAAATGCTGGTCCCGGTTGCCAGGTCGATCGCCATCCCATCTGGGCAGATAATCTCACTTATATCCCAACTGGTTTAATTCGGGCTGGCTTCTCTGGAGAAGCTCCCACAATGGACGCTTTGTGGGATGGAGATTTCAGCGATAGCAGCTTCAACAAAGACATCCCCCAGCTCCTGTTTTGGATTCACGCCTACGGCGTACTTAAAGGAGATGAAATTAAGTTCCGGCTCACCGCACCTAACGGACAGGTAGTAGCCGAAAGCCAGCAGCCGATCGCCAACCCCAGCCGCTCCTGGATGGGTTACGTAGGCAAACGCAACACTCTAGAGCGTCCCATCATCCCAGGCACTTGGCGTGGTGAATACCAACTCGTCAGAAATGGCAGCACCATTATCGACGTGAGCCGCACCATAGAAATCCGCTAA